One genomic window of Luteitalea pratensis includes the following:
- a CDS encoding nucleoside-diphosphate sugar epimerase: protein MLPEVDDAFCCLGTTRRAAGSDAAFRRVDLDYVVAFARLAQRAGALRFLLVSSLGASPSSPFLYPRTKGECEAAISALGFTTVVIVRPSFLVGARAQARPTEAVALRVGQLIRPFLIGALRKYAPADATAVARTLVRAAATAPAGVMVIESDSIR, encoded by the coding sequence GTGCTGCCGGAGGTGGACGATGCGTTCTGTTGCCTCGGCACCACGAGGCGAGCTGCGGGGTCTGATGCTGCGTTCAGACGTGTCGACCTGGACTATGTCGTTGCCTTTGCCCGGCTCGCGCAGCGTGCTGGGGCGCTGCGCTTCCTGCTGGTGTCGTCGTTGGGCGCCTCACCGAGCTCTCCCTTCCTGTATCCCCGCACAAAAGGCGAATGCGAGGCTGCGATCTCGGCCCTCGGATTCACGACGGTGGTCATTGTCCGGCCGTCCTTCCTCGTAGGCGCGCGCGCGCAGGCACGTCCGACCGAAGCGGTTGCGCTGCGGGTCGGTCAACTGATTCGGCCTTTTCTCATCGGCGCACTTCGGAAGTACGCGCCGGCGGATGCGACGGCGGTTGCGCGGACGCTTGTCAGAGCCGCAGCGACCGCTCCCGCCGGCGTCATGGTCATCGAATCGGACAGTATTCGTTGA